The window GTTGCGGGACCACCTGGCCGGACAGCAGTGCGGTGTAGAAGCGGTTCAGGTCGGCGCCGGTGCTGACCAGCGCGCCTGATGTCCAAGGAAGCGAGGGTTCCATCAGCGTGACGTCGGTGATGGTGCCGTCGACGGCGGTGTAGCCGGTGGGATGTGGGGCGCGCAGACCGGTTTCGGCGGTGGCCGGGAGGTAGGTGTCCGACAGGCCCAGTGGGGTGAGGATGCGATCGCGGAGCTCATCGGTGAAGCGGTGTCCGGTGACCGCCTCGATCAGCATGCCCGCGACGATGTAATTGGTGTTGGTGTACTGGAATCGGGCGCCTGGGGCGAATTGCGCGGGCAGCCGCAAGGCGATCTCGATCTCCTGCGCCGGAGTGTAGGTGTGGCCGTTGCGGGCCGCCGCGTGCTCGTTCAGTTCCGGGGTTTCCGCCGGCTCGGGCAGGCCGCTTCGATGGCCCAGGATTTGGCGGACGGTGATGGCGCGGCCGTCCACACCGTCGCCGGTGAGCAGGCCGGGCAGATAGGTGTCGATCGACATGTCGAGGTCGACGCGCTGTTCGGCGACCAGTTGCAGCACGATCGCGGCGGTGAAGCTCTTGGTGACGCTGCCGACCCGGACATACTGCGGACGATCGGCGGGAATCGTTGCGCCCGTAGCGATGTCGGCGCGGCCTGCGGTCGAAACGGTGGTGCCGCCGTTGTCGGTGAGCGTGGCGATTGCTCCGACGGCGCCCGCGCGGATCACCGCGTCGAGGTCGCCGCGCACCGCAGTCATGGGGGCGGCGGAGGGCTCGGCCGCGCTCGTCGCACAGGCGGACAGGAGCACCGCGGCAGTGCAGATCGGGAGGGTGAAGACTCGTAAACGCATGAGCCGACGGTAGGAATCGCAGGCCCGCGAACACATTGGACCGCAGTACTACAAGCACCCCGGACTGGAGTGCCAGGCGCGCCTGGCACTCCAGCTGTCAGCGGGTGGCGATGATCGCCGAACCGTGCCCGAAAAGCCCTTGGTTCACGGCGATTCCGGCACGCGCGTCCTCGACCTGACGGCCGTCGGCCTGCCCGCGCAACTGCCAGGTGAGCTCGCAGATCTGCGCGATCGCCTGCGCGGGGATCGCCTCGCCGAAACTGGCCAGCCCACCGCTCGGATTCACCGGGACGCGTCCACCCAATGTTGTTGCGCCACTGCGCAGTAGCGCCTCGGCGCCACCGGTTTCGCAGAGCCCGATGTCCTCGTACCAGTCCAGCTCCAGCGCCGTGGACAGGTCGTAGACTTCGGCGAAGGACAGGTCCGCGGGCCCGAGCCCGGCCTCTTCGTACGCGGCGTGCGCGATGGCCGAGCGGAACGCGCGCGGCGGCTCAGCGAAAGCCACCGCCGAGTCCGTCGCGAAATCCGGCAGATCGAGGACGGTTTTCGGGAACGTCGGGGTGACCGTCGACAGCGCCCGGATGCGGACCGGATCGGCGACACCGTGGCGGCGCGCGAACTCCATCGAGGTCAGCACCAGCGCGGCCCCGCCGTCGCTGGTGGCGCAGATGTCGAGCAGCCGCAACGGATCCGAGACGATCGCGGAGGCGGCCACCTCTTCTGCCGAAACTTCCTTGCGGTAGCGGGCATACGGGTTGTTCAGGCCGTGCTTGGCGTTCTTCACCTTGACCGCGGCGAAATCATCGAGCGTGGCGCCGTGCATCGCCATCCGGCGGCGGGCATAGAGCGCGAAATAGATGGGGTTGGTGGCGCCGAGCAGGTGGAAGCGCAACCAATCCGGATCGTCGCGCCGCTCACCGCCGACCGGCTGGAAGAAGCCCTTCGGGGCGGCGTCCGCGCCGATCACCAGCGCCACGTCGCACAATCCGGCCAGGATCTGGGCACGGGCGTTGGCGATAGCCTGCGCACCGGACGCGCAGGCGGCGTAACTGCTCGAGATCCGCGCGCCCGACCAGCCCAGCGCCTGGGCGAAGGTCGCGCCGGCGACGAAACCGGGGTATCCGTTGCGGATGGTGTCCGCGCCCGCGATGTAGCCGACGTCGCGATGGTCCACCCCGGCATCGGCCAAGGCCGCGCGGGCGGCGACCAGCCCGTATTCGACGAAGTTTCGCCCCCACTTGCCCCACTGGTGCATGCCCGCACCGAGGACGGCGATGTCGCGATTGGTGTCAGTCATTGACCGGCCTCCACATCCACACGGTGTGCTCCGCTTCCTCGTCGGCGTAGAGCGTGCCCAGGGCCAGCTCGACCGGCATGCCGACGGCCAGGTCGTCCACCGTGAATCCGGGCACGACCTGCCCGAGAATCACCATCTGCTCGACCTCGAGTTCCACTGCCGCAACGACATACGGCACGAACGGATCGGGCGAGATGTAGGGCGCGGGCGGTTTGTAGCGGGCGTCCGCGTACGACCAGATCCGGCCGCGCGTGGAAAACAGGTATTCGGCGAGCTCGGAGCCGTCCTTCGGCGCCGCGCAGTACGGGTTGCGACAGGCGAGGGTGTTCCGCGGGAAATACGGTGTGCCGCAGGTATTACAGCGACTTCCCTGAAGACGTATCGCGCCGTCTTCCGTGGTGAACCAGTCCGCCACGGCGGGGCGTTGTTCTTTCTGCACAGGGCCGACGGTATAGGAACACGTTCTACCTTGGGGGCGAAATCGGCTCCGGCGCCGCACGGGCGGCGGTACGGTGCTTGCGATGGGCACGAAAGCTGTTGAACCGCGGGCGATCCGTAACGTCGTTCTCTTCGGGGATCTCGACGGGACGACCGGCTTGGCTCAGCGGCTGGCTCGGCTGTCCGGAAACCGGCCCGCCCCGGCCGTGATCCATTGGGCGACAGATCAAGTCGAGCACACCATCCGGGTCGCCGACGTCTCGGACCACCCGCCGGAGCGGTCCATCCGGGTAGCCGATGGGGCGATCGCGGTCATCGATGCCGCCACGGGCAGCACCTCCCGGCTGGAGGCGATGTTGCGGGCCGCCGACGACTACCAGGTCGCCCGGCTGTGCCTGATCACCGGACTCGATCGGCCCGGCGCCGACTTCGACCGCTGCGTCCGCCGGATCACCGATATTCGCGGCGCGGTCCCGTTGCCGCTACAGATTCCGGTCGGCGCGGGCGTGGCGTTCGACGGTGTCATCGATCTGATTCGGATGCCCGCGTCCGCCGAAATTCCTGGGAGCAGTTGGCGAATCGCCGAGCCTTGGCATCGCGCGCTCATCGCGGCGGTGGGCGAGCAGGACACCGAGCTCACGCCCGAACGGCTGCACTACCGCATCCGCCGCCTCACCCGCCTCGGCGAGGTTGTGCCCGTCCTGTGCGGCGTATCGCCCGGCAGCGACGATCTCGCCTCGCTGCTGGACGCCGTCGTCCGATACCTGCCCTCCCCCATGGACGTCTGTCAACCCGAACACGCCCTCGACTATTGACCGCGGTGGCGTATCGGCTATTCGGCGAGCTGATCCGCCTTCGGCCGTCTCTCGACCTCGGTGGATCGTGCGGAAGCGATCGTCTGCTGTGCGCGCCGGCGAGGCTGGCATCGTTCCGAGCACGCGGTGTGGATTTCCGCGGCACGGATCGCATCGATGACGTCGAGTTCGCCCGGGTCGGAAAGGCAGTCGTAGAGGTTCTGGTAGAGCCGTAACGTAGGCGCGTACTGGAAGCTCATCGGCGTAACCCCTTCGATACTCGCAGCCTCGCGGCTTGTATCCGGAATTAGCGGGATAGTTACCGCCCGCTGTAACGCGACAGCCATGAAGGTTCTTTACCCAGATAATCAGCGTTGAACCCTCGTGATGCGGAGCTGTAGCCGAGGCGCCGAGTTGGACCGTTGAGCGGGACCGGCATCGCCGCGCGCGGTCCGGGCGAGGTAAGCCCGACGCATGAGTGAATCTATCGGCCCGCTGGTGCCCACCGACGAAGGTTTCCATCATCAGATCGTGGACACCTTCGCCACGGTGGCAAGCAGCGATCTGTCCTGGACCGAGAAGGTGTGCGCCATGGCGGCGGCTCGAGATGGCAGTCTGCAGTTGGGGTTCGGGCTCGGCAAATATGTGAACCGCAATGTCATGGATGGCTACGCGGGCATATCGCGCGGCGTCGAGCAGGTTACGGTGCGCGCCAATCGGGAGCTGCTGCCGGAGCCGGAGCGCACCGTGATCGGGCCGGTCCGCTACGAAGTGCTCGAACCGCTGAAGAAGATCCGGTTCGTGCTGGAGCCCAACGATATCCAGCCGATCGCCTTCGATTGGACCTTCACCGCGGAACTGCCCGCCCAGCTGGAGGACCGTACCCATATGCGCGCCGGCTATCGAGTCTCGGCGAATCTGGTGCGCTACCACCAGATCGGCGTCGCCTCCGGCTGGGTCGACATCGACGGCCGCCGTACCGAGATCACCCCGGAGGATTGGGTTTCCACCCGGGACCACTCCTGGGGCGTGCGCTACGACGTCGGCCGGCCCCGCCCCGACGTGCAGGCGATGGAGCTGCCGCCTGAGGTTTCCTTCCGGATGATCTGGTGTCCGGCGCTGCTCGAGCGCGCGGACGGCAGCCGCTACGGCATCCACCTGCACTATCAGATCATCGAGGCGACCGGGTTCTCGTCCAAGACCGTCATGGGCGGGCTGCAATATTCGGACGGACGAGTGCTGCGCTGGCGCGATCTGACTCCCGAGCTTCGATTCGATCCCGATAATCGGCGACTGCTGGGCGGCCGTATCCATGCCACCGACGTCGACGGCACCGCCCGCACCCTGGACATCGAGGTGGTCTCCGACACCGGATTCCACCTGGGCGCGGGTCTTTACCACGGTTACAAGGATCGCTTCCACGGCGAATGGCTCGGCCCCGGATCCCATCTCGACGGCGAGCGGATCGCC of the Nocardia sp. XZ_19_385 genome contains:
- a CDS encoding Zn-ribbon domain-containing OB-fold protein, with the translated sequence MQKEQRPAVADWFTTEDGAIRLQGSRCNTCGTPYFPRNTLACRNPYCAAPKDGSELAEYLFSTRGRIWSYADARYKPPAPYISPDPFVPYVVAAVELEVEQMVILGQVVPGFTVDDLAVGMPVELALGTLYADEEAEHTVWMWRPVND
- a CDS encoding GTP-binding protein, whose product is MGTKAVEPRAIRNVVLFGDLDGTTGLAQRLARLSGNRPAPAVIHWATDQVEHTIRVADVSDHPPERSIRVADGAIAVIDAATGSTSRLEAMLRAADDYQVARLCLITGLDRPGADFDRCVRRITDIRGAVPLPLQIPVGAGVAFDGVIDLIRMPASAEIPGSSWRIAEPWHRALIAAVGEQDTELTPERLHYRIRRLTRLGEVVPVLCGVSPGSDDLASLLDAVVRYLPSPMDVCQPEHALDY
- a CDS encoding lipid-transfer protein, with amino-acid sequence MTDTNRDIAVLGAGMHQWGKWGRNFVEYGLVAARAALADAGVDHRDVGYIAGADTIRNGYPGFVAGATFAQALGWSGARISSSYAACASGAQAIANARAQILAGLCDVALVIGADAAPKGFFQPVGGERRDDPDWLRFHLLGATNPIYFALYARRRMAMHGATLDDFAAVKVKNAKHGLNNPYARYRKEVSAEEVAASAIVSDPLRLLDICATSDGGAALVLTSMEFARRHGVADPVRIRALSTVTPTFPKTVLDLPDFATDSAVAFAEPPRAFRSAIAHAAYEEAGLGPADLSFAEVYDLSTALELDWYEDIGLCETGGAEALLRSGATTLGGRVPVNPSGGLASFGEAIPAQAIAQICELTWQLRGQADGRQVEDARAGIAVNQGLFGHGSAIIATR
- a CDS encoding serine hydrolase; its protein translation is MRLRVFTLPICTAAVLLSACATSAAEPSAAPMTAVRGDLDAVIRAGAVGAIATLTDNGGTTVSTAGRADIATGATIPADRPQYVRVGSVTKSFTAAIVLQLVAEQRVDLDMSIDTYLPGLLTGDGVDGRAITVRQILGHRSGLPEPAETPELNEHAAARNGHTYTPAQEIEIALRLPAQFAPGARFQYTNTNYIVAGMLIEAVTGHRFTDELRDRILTPLGLSDTYLPATAETGLRAPHPTGYTAVDGTITDVTLMEPSLPWTSGALVSTGADLNRFYTALLSGQVVPQPQLRQMLDGVDMGNGDGMSYGLGVGYAQLPCGAQYVGHIGGVRGFTAISGATAAGRAVTVSFTGKPASVDIGGILTHALCE